A part of Pararoseomonas sp. SCSIO 73927 genomic DNA contains:
- a CDS encoding TatD family hydrolase has translation MLVDSHCHLDYFGEEEIEGIVARAVEAGVGRLVTIGTKVQQAAAVKALTERFPQVWGTVGVHPLSAGEAPIPTVDEIVTLADHPRIIGIGESGLDYFYDTSPHEVQRESFRRHIRACQRTGLPLAIHARDADDDIATILAEEREAGGDFPALLHCFSSTRALAERVVADGGYVSLSGILTFPKSEELRAIVADLPEDRLLVETDSPYLAPVPKRGKRNEPAWVTHTAAVLAAVRGWEVARAVEITTRNFERLFTRCR, from the coding sequence ATGCTTGTCGATAGTCACTGTCACCTCGACTACTTCGGCGAGGAGGAGATCGAGGGCATCGTTGCCCGGGCCGTGGAGGCCGGGGTGGGGCGGCTGGTGACGATCGGGACGAAGGTGCAGCAGGCGGCGGCGGTGAAGGCGCTGACGGAGCGCTTCCCGCAGGTCTGGGGAACGGTCGGGGTGCACCCGCTGAGCGCGGGCGAGGCGCCGATCCCGACGGTGGACGAGATCGTCACCCTGGCGGACCATCCCCGGATCATCGGGATCGGGGAGTCGGGGCTGGACTACTTCTACGACACCTCGCCCCACGAGGTGCAGCGGGAGAGCTTCCGACGGCACATCCGGGCCTGCCAGCGGACGGGTCTGCCGCTGGCGATCCACGCCCGGGACGCGGATGACGATATCGCAACGATCCTGGCCGAGGAGCGGGAGGCCGGCGGGGACTTCCCGGCGCTGCTGCACTGCTTCTCTTCCACCCGGGCGCTCGCAGAGCGGGTGGTGGCGGACGGCGGCTACGTCTCGCTCTCCGGCATCCTGACCTTCCCGAAGAGCGAGGAGTTGCGCGCCATCGTGGCGGACCTGCCGGAGGACCGGCTGCTGGTGGAGACGGACAGCCCTTACCTGGCGCCGGTTCCCAAGCGCGGGAAGCGGAACGAGCCTGCCTGGGTGACGCACACGGCCGCCGTGCTGGCGGCCGTGCGGGGCTGGGAGGTGGCACGGGCGGTGGAGATCACGACGCGGAACTTCGAACGCCTCTTCACCCGGTGCCGGTAG